The following proteins are encoded in a genomic region of Brachypodium distachyon strain Bd21 chromosome 1, Brachypodium_distachyon_v3.0, whole genome shotgun sequence:
- the LOC112269770 gene encoding LOW QUALITY PROTEIN: increased DNA methylation 1-like (The sequence of the model RefSeq protein was modified relative to this genomic sequence to represent the inferred CDS: inserted 1 base in 1 codon): MILAHPNEEGDFLSCFSCPSRIRRRSGVLLIIHSTGRHPKEIRVDPLPRNPNRLVLLLLPAAGAGEESKRVVERSRRSSSTASCDRLDGCHRGVHRVHGERREGAPAPGELRRKAKEQLLSCGWSLWTAIKYNGRAELRYRAPHGASSASLIVACKKHHQDITAPAAPPASSSSRSSTRRRTAPPLINPPSPSPPSSSSSDEENKKRTVRTAASSKRSTRATGNGSSDLEEEEVDNEEEEEESCVAADPSYAAPGECTTRSKKRRRVSAISAGDAALKKKKKASAASASLAKATGRVLRPRLKDGGDKKKTEAVASCQPSRGRTILAVLMDKTILKPTDKLITCRRTRDGPPLKSGVMAGDGIMCTCGCRRAFSVADFNVHAIRNSRSSSNRTSPPSARLFLKDGRSLLECLVQLMRMTRRSDGAEGPPVVRVKKQMKWSSELQVEDGDWVCSVCADXGEMLLCDCCPSAFHHACIGLDATPPGEWFCPPCRCTICDSGHFDNNHDHGFTDKTVILCDQCELEYHVGCVKNRGGDHQLECCPEVPWLCSQECSEISQHLQGLVGKSIPTSEEGLSFTVLRSPKHPEEEDDAMAAEEHGKLCMAFDVLHECFVTLVEPHTQSDLSQDIVFNRESWLRRLYFRGFYIIGLEKGGELITVGTLRVYGKKVAELPLVGTRFTHRRQGMCHLLMNQLEMLLGEWGVERLVLPAVPELLQTWTGSFGFQVMTQSQKLDIAQHTIMCFQGTTMCHKFITN; encoded by the exons ATGATTCTGGCCCATCCAAACGAGGAGGGAGATTTCCTTTCCTGTTTTTCCTGTCCGAGTCGGATTCGAAGGCGATCTGGAGTTCTCTTAATTATACATAGTACCGGCCGCCATCCCAAGGAGATACGAGTTGATCCCCTTCCCCGCAATCCAAACCGACTTGTACTGCTACTACTacccgccgccggagctggagAAGAAAGCAAGAGAGTCGTTGAAAGATCGAGAAGATCTTCCTCGACAGCGTCTTGTGATCGTCTAGATGGATGCCATCGGGGAGTACATCGAGTTCATGGCGAGCGGAGGGAAGGggctccggcgccgggggAGCTGCGGAGGAAGGccaaggagcagctgctgtCGTGCGGGTGGAGCCTCTGGACCGCGATCAAGTACAACGGCCGGGCGGAGCTCCGGTACAGGGCGCCCCacggcgcctcctccgcctccctcaTCGTCGCCTGCAAGAAACACCACCAGGACATCACCGcccctgctgctcctcctgcttcttcttcttctaggAGTagcacgaggaggaggacagcaCCACCATTGATAAATCccccttccccttctcctccttcttcttcttcttccgacGAAGAGAACAAGAAGAGGACAGTACGTACCGCCGCCAGCTCCAAGAGAAGCACCAGGGCGACCGGAAATGGCAGCAGCGAtctggaggaagaggaggtcgacaatgaagaggaggaggaggagtctTGTGTGGCCGCCGACCCGTCATATGCCGCCCCCGGTGAATGCACGACGAGAtccaagaagaggaggagagtgTCTGCCATCAGCGCCGGCGACGCTGccctcaagaagaagaagaaagcgtCGGCGGCATCTGCGTCTCTGGCTAAGGCAACGGGGCGTGTTCTGCGACCAAGGCTCAAGGACGGGGGAGACAAGAAGAAGACCGAGGCGGTGGCGTCGTGCCAACCGAGCCGCGGAAGAACGATCCTGGCGGTGCTCATGGACAAGACCATCCTGAAGCCAACGGATAAGCTCATCACCTGCCGGCGAACGAGGGACGGGCCTCCACTCAAGAGCGGCGTCATGGCTGGAGATGGAATCATGTGTACCTGCGGCTGCCGCAGAGCCTTCTCCGTGGCAGACTTCAATGTCCACGCCATCCGCAAcagccggagcagcagcaacaggaCATCGCCACCGTCAGCTCGCCTATTCCTCAAGGACGGCAGGTCACTGTTGGAGTGCCTGGTCCAGCTGATGAGGATGACACGGCGCAGCGACGGCGCTGAGGGGCCGCCGGTAGTGAGAGTGAAGAAGCAGATGAAATGGTCGTCGGAGCTGCAGGTGGAGGACGGCGACTGGGTGTGCTCCGTCTGCGCAG GGGGTGAGATGCTGCTCTGCGACTGCTGCCCCTCGGCATTCCACCATGCCTGCATCGGCCTGGATGCCACCCCTCCGGGCGAATGGTTCTGCCCGCCCTGCCGGTGCACCATCTGCGACTCCGGCCACTTCGACAACAACCATGACCATGGATTCACTGACAAGACTGTGATCCTCTGCGACCAATGCGAATTAGAAT ATCATGTCGGTTGCGTCAAGAACAGAGGAGGTGATCATCAGCTTGAGTGCTGCCCAGAAGTGCCTTGGCTCTGCAGCCAAGAGTGCTCAGAGATATCCCAACATCTGCAAGGACTCGTTGGCAAATCAATCCCTACTTCAGAGGAAGGCTTGTCATTCACGGTCCTAAGATCACCAAAACAccccgaggaggaagatgatgcCATGGCGGCCGAAGAGCACGGGAAGCTGTGCATGGCGTTCGACGTGCTGCACGAGTGCTTCGTCACCCTCGTCGAGCCGCACACGCAGAGCGACCTCAGCCAAGACATCGTCTTCAACAGAGA ATCATGGCTGAGACGGCTTTATTTCCGGGGATTCTACATCATAGGTCTCGAGAAAGGCGGCGAGCTGATAACCGTGGGTACACTGAG AGTGTATGGGAAGAAAGTTGCAGAACTGCCGCTTGTCGGGACCCGATTCACGCATCGCCGGCAAGGGATGTGCCACCTCCTGATGAACCAGCTGGAAATG TTGCTCGGCGAGTGGGGAGTGGAGAGGCTTGTGCTGCCGGCAGTGCCTGAGCTTCTGCAAACATGGACTGGATCCTTCGGTTTCCAGGTTATGACCCAATCTCAGAAGCTGGACATTGCACAGCACACTATCATGTGCTTTCAGGGAACCACGATGTGCCACAAGTTCATCACCAAC
- the LOC100837935 gene encoding protein trichome birefringence-like 28, producing MQQRRKSPFAAAPAAAKQEEAAPARRPGARLSLAGLLVSIFLVAAFLYHEDSVVKPQPLAIAGAERARSSPDLRLLQEAALPHHEAAVNSHSHSQPQQDDEEQHHRVDADAQPGKKKKKEPAANKQQQAEPAVLLDAPPKPSGNISGRAAVEVPWAPEPAACDLYRGWWTYDAEGEQAPLYHESECEFLTEQVTCMRNGRRDDSYQRWRWQPSSCDLPRFDARALLERLRGKRLMFVGDSLNRNQWESMVCLVSSAIPSREHKTLAKFVGPGGALNVFTATEYNATVEFYWAPFLVQSNSDDPQVHSVVDRVIAWRSIAKHARHWRGAHFLVFNTYIWWLNTFEMKVLKNPRVSPSKYSLVDRPVAYREVLKTWAKWVDRHIDPKKTMVFFMGMSPNHIAPDTWGGQPGAVKCAMETEPIMNRTWVNIGTDWRLHGVAQGVLGSMRRVPVHLVDITALSEFRKDAHTSVHTLRQGKLLTREQQADPRAYADCIHWCLPGLPDTWNHFLYARIIADSRSSSSTTPASSLDISATSS from the exons ATGCAGCAGCGGCGGAAGTCGCCGTtcgcggcggcgccagcggccgcgaagcaggaggaggcggcgccagCGCGCAGGCCCGGCGCGCGGCTGTCGCTGGCGGGCCTCCTCGTCTCCATCTTCCTCGTCGCGGCCTTCCTCTACCACGAGGACTCGGTCGTCAAGCCCCAACCCCTCGCCATCGCCGGGGCCGAGCGCGCCAGGTCTTCCCCcgacctccgcctcctccaggaGGCCGCCCTGCCCCACCACGAGGCCGCCGTCAACTCCCACTCCCACTCCCAGCCCCAGCAAGACGACGAGGAGCAGCACCACCGCGTCGATGCCGATGCCcagccggggaagaagaagaagaaggagccgGCAGCGaacaagcagcagcaagccGAGCCggccgtcctcctcgacgcgcCGCCCAAGCCGAGCGGCAACATCAGCGGcagggcggcggtggaggttCCGtgggcgccggagccggcggcgtGCGACCTGTACCGCGGGTGGTGGACCTacgacgccgagggggagcaaGCGCCGCTGTACCATGAATCCGAGTGCGAGTTCCTGACGGAGCAGGTCACCTGCATGCGCAACGGCCGCCGCGACGACTCGTACCAGCGCTGGCGGTGGCAGCCCTCCTCCTGCGACCTCCCAAG GTTCGACGCGCGGGCGCTGCTGGAGCGGCTGCGGGGGAAGCGGCTGATGTTCGTGGGGGACTCGCTGAACCGGAACCAGTGGGAGTCCATGGTGTGCCTGGTTTCGTCGGCGATCCCGTCCAGGGAGCACAAGACGCTGGCCAAGTTCGTCGGCCCCGGCGGCGCGCTCAACGTCTTCACGGCCACCGAGTACAACGCCACCGTGGAGTTCTACTGGGCGCCATTCCTCGTCCAGTCCAACTCCGACGACCCGCAGGTGCACAGCGTCGTCGACCGCGTCATCGCCTGGCGCTCCATCGCCAAGCACGCCCGCCATTGGAGGGGCGCCCACTTCCTCGTCTTCAACACCTACATCTGGTGGCTCAACACATTCGAGATGAAAGTCCT CAAGAACCCGAGGGTGTCGCCGAGCAAGTACTCGCTGGTGGACAGGCCGGTGGCGTACAGGGAAGTGCTCAAGACGTGGGCAAAGTGGGTGGACAGGCACATCGACCCAAAGAAAACCATGGTCTTCTTCATGGGGATGTCTCCAAATCACATCGC GCCGGACACGTGGGGAGGGCAGCCGGGAGCGGTCAAGTGCGCGATGGAGACGGAGCCGATCATGAACCGGACTTGGGTGAACATCGGCACGGACTGGCGGCTGCACGGGGTGGCGCAGGGCGTGTTGGGATCCATGCGCCGCGTCCCCGTGCACCTGGTGGACATCACGGCGCTGTCCGAGTTCCGCAAGGACGCGCACACCTCCGTCCACACGCTGCGGCAAGGGAAGCTCCTGACAAGGGAGCAGCAGGCCGACCCCAGGGCATACGCCGACTGCATCCACTGGTGCCTCCCCGGATTGCCAGACACCTGGAACCACTTCCTTTACGCCCGCATCATCGCCGATTcccgttcttcttcttccactaCGCCTGCTTCTTCGCTTGACATCAGTGCTACTAGTTCGTAG